The Desulfuromonas versatilis genome has a segment encoding these proteins:
- a CDS encoding NHL repeat-containing protein, producing MRIAGKTGWTTFLAFLTLLALQGCSTAPKVGSEAVFFPPAPNPPRIQYLTSINDSTDIQGKSSQFSLVAFGGQDTEKLKGLYKPYGILSHGGKIYICDIGAGNVIIIDPAEKKFDFLKGNYSLGKLKKPANVAIDKEGLMYVADAARKEIVVFNPQGDYVTAFGKSLAMKPADVAVDDDILYVLDISQHEIKLLDRKTGDYLRSIGRRIDGQDGIALATNMCLDKDGFIYVTNLGSGKVLKMDRDGHILMTMGQLGDFVGQFARPKGITVDDKGRIYVVDNGHQNVQIFNSQSRILAFFGDPGLPKGSLNLPIGITVTTDNLDFFRKYADPSFELESLILVANQYGESKISVYGLGHRVGEEPGSDVPETKEAEK from the coding sequence TATCGCAGGCAAGACCGGCTGGACGACGTTTTTGGCATTTCTGACCCTGCTTGCCCTCCAGGGGTGCAGCACGGCCCCCAAGGTCGGCTCAGAAGCGGTGTTCTTTCCGCCGGCGCCGAACCCGCCGCGCATCCAATACCTGACCAGCATCAACGATTCAACTGACATCCAGGGTAAAAGCAGCCAGTTTTCCCTGGTCGCCTTCGGTGGCCAGGACACGGAGAAGCTCAAGGGCCTTTACAAGCCCTACGGAATTCTTTCGCACGGCGGCAAGATCTACATCTGCGATATCGGCGCGGGCAATGTGATCATCATCGATCCCGCCGAGAAAAAATTCGATTTCCTCAAGGGGAACTACAGCCTGGGCAAGCTGAAGAAGCCGGCTAACGTCGCTATCGACAAGGAAGGGCTCATGTATGTGGCCGATGCGGCGCGAAAGGAAATCGTCGTGTTCAATCCGCAGGGGGACTACGTCACGGCCTTCGGCAAGAGCCTAGCGATGAAGCCGGCCGACGTCGCGGTGGATGACGACATCCTCTACGTTCTGGATATTTCCCAGCACGAGATCAAACTGCTCGACCGCAAAACCGGGGATTACCTGCGCAGCATCGGCAGAAGGATCGACGGCCAGGACGGCATTGCACTGGCCACCAACATGTGCTTGGACAAGGACGGCTTCATCTACGTCACCAATCTCGGCTCGGGCAAGGTGCTAAAGATGGACCGGGACGGCCACATCCTGATGACCATGGGGCAGCTCGGCGATTTCGTGGGGCAGTTCGCCCGGCCAAAGGGGATCACCGTGGACGACAAGGGACGCATTTACGTGGTGGACAACGGCCACCAGAACGTGCAGATTTTCAACTCCCAGTCACGCATCCTGGCCTTCTTCGGCGACCCGGGCCTGCCCAAGGGGTCGCTCAACCTGCCGATCGGCATCACCGTCACCACGGACAACCTCGATTTTTTCCGTAAATACGCCGACCCGTCCTTCGAACTGGAGTCCCTGATCCTGGTCGCCAACCAGTACGGGGAGAGCAAGATCTCGGTCTACGGCCTCGGCCACCGGGTGGGCGAGGAACCCGGCTCCGACGTACCGGAAACAAAGGAAGCTGAAAAGTAA
- a CDS encoding cytochrome c family protein: protein MIRKCGILIGVLCATLAGGLTTRAACQPAPAAPGLSIQDCGKCHEDQGRELQEAGEGHLTEVTCLDCHHGHPPQDMEVISPCSDCHQGRPHFKPGGPCLACHRNPHRPRELTLARSALAACLDCHPGVGEEFASAPSIHARFTCLACHEKHGEAFPCLECHTPHAGGDPARQNCQECHPPHRPLAVEPDDTADAGACLGCHQEAGQSLQAAGGPHLAVGCLGCHSGPHPSVPDCRLCHHAPHPEPMLVRRPDCRICHDPVHGGLP from the coding sequence ATGATACGCAAATGCGGGATCCTGATCGGTGTTCTCTGTGCCACGCTGGCGGGCGGGCTCACCACGCGGGCGGCGTGCCAGCCCGCGCCGGCCGCCCCGGGGCTATCGATCCAGGACTGCGGCAAATGCCATGAAGACCAGGGCCGGGAACTGCAGGAAGCCGGCGAGGGACACCTGACCGAGGTGACCTGTCTCGACTGTCACCACGGACATCCTCCGCAGGACATGGAAGTCATCAGCCCCTGCAGCGACTGCCATCAGGGGCGACCCCATTTCAAACCCGGCGGCCCATGCCTTGCCTGCCACCGCAATCCCCACCGCCCCCGCGAGCTGACCCTGGCCCGCAGCGCGCTGGCGGCCTGCCTGGATTGTCATCCTGGGGTCGGGGAGGAATTCGCCTCGGCCCCTTCGATTCATGCGCGGTTTACCTGCTTGGCCTGCCATGAGAAGCACGGCGAAGCCTTCCCCTGCCTGGAGTGCCATACCCCCCACGCCGGGGGCGACCCCGCCAGGCAGAACTGCCAGGAATGCCACCCGCCCCATCGCCCCCTGGCTGTGGAACCCGACGATACCGCCGACGCCGGGGCCTGCCTGGGCTGTCACCAGGAGGCAGGCCAAAGCCTGCAGGCCGCGGGGGGACCGCACCTGGCCGTCGGATGCCTGGGCTGCCATTCAGGGCCCCACCCGTCCGTCCCGGATTGCCGTCTGTGTCACCATGCCCCGCATCCGGAACCGATGCTCGTGCGGCGGCCCGATTGCCGCATCTGCCACGATCCCGTGCACGGCGGGCTGCCATGA
- a CDS encoding molybdopterin oxidoreductase family protein, whose protein sequence is MKRRIERSVCPYDCPDTCGMLVEVEGDRAVAVSGDPEHPYTRGVLCPKMNRYQETVHNPRRLTTPLRRTGPKGSGEFAPISWEDAIGYTAFRWRQIIEEYGAEAILPYSYAGTMGLIQRNAGHPFFHRLGASQLLRSICSPAKEEGWKAVMGSTPAVHPDAVELSDLVILWGIHAAATSIHFQIGAQRAKSAGARVWAIDTWETSSTSIADRVVLVRPGSDGALALGLMHILVREELCDEAFLAEQVQGFAELKKEVLPAYDPRTVSELTGVSAATLEEMAKEYGLARAPLIRLGSGLSRYGNGAMTVRTIVALPALVGAYGKLGAGCLCGTSTGGAFAIGEVLREDFMERPTRIVNMNRLGEALNGLAEPPVMALYVYHSNPAAVAPDQNQVLKGLCREELFTVVHERFMTDTARYADIVLPATSSLEHADIYRAYGSYCIQRAKAVIPPVGQSKSNWEVFGLLAEAMGFEEPFFGQSADQLIDHLLSLPTPMRTGIDEAGLAAGRGVELKVAAHAGRYGTPSGKIEILNPAQPHPLPRYLPVHGGAQPLRLMTAPTVYALNASFYERDELRDLQEGMCLLMNREDAEARGLADRSPVVAYNDCGEVEFVLRISDRIPAGVVVAEGVWWLEFTPGARSVNALTSQRLTDQGEGSTFYDNTVEVRPA, encoded by the coding sequence ATGAAACGCAGAATCGAACGCTCGGTGTGCCCCTACGATTGCCCGGATACCTGCGGCATGCTGGTGGAGGTTGAAGGCGACCGGGCGGTGGCGGTCAGCGGCGACCCCGAGCATCCCTATACCCGCGGGGTGCTCTGCCCCAAGATGAACCGCTACCAGGAGACGGTGCACAACCCCCGCCGGCTCACCACCCCTTTGCGCCGCACCGGGCCCAAGGGCTCCGGGGAGTTTGCCCCGATCAGCTGGGAGGACGCCATCGGCTACACGGCCTTTCGCTGGCGGCAGATCATCGAGGAGTACGGCGCCGAGGCGATTTTGCCCTACTCCTACGCCGGGACCATGGGGCTGATCCAGCGCAATGCGGGGCACCCGTTTTTCCACCGCCTGGGGGCCTCACAACTGCTGCGCAGCATCTGTTCGCCGGCCAAGGAGGAGGGGTGGAAGGCGGTGATGGGCAGCACGCCGGCAGTCCACCCCGACGCGGTGGAGCTAAGCGACCTGGTGATCCTCTGGGGGATCCACGCCGCGGCCACCAGCATTCACTTCCAGATCGGCGCCCAGCGGGCCAAGTCCGCCGGCGCGCGGGTCTGGGCCATCGACACCTGGGAAACCTCCTCCACCTCCATCGCCGACCGGGTGGTCCTGGTGCGGCCGGGCAGCGACGGCGCCCTGGCCCTGGGGCTGATGCACATCCTGGTGCGCGAGGAGCTCTGCGACGAGGCCTTTCTCGCCGAGCAGGTGCAGGGGTTCGCGGAGCTGAAAAAAGAGGTGCTGCCCGCCTACGACCCGCGTACCGTCAGCGAGCTGACCGGGGTGTCCGCGGCGACCCTTGAGGAGATGGCCAAGGAGTACGGCCTGGCCCGCGCGCCGCTGATCCGCCTGGGCAGCGGCCTTTCGCGCTACGGCAACGGGGCGATGACGGTGCGTACCATCGTTGCCCTGCCGGCGCTGGTCGGCGCCTACGGCAAGCTCGGCGCGGGCTGCCTGTGCGGCACCAGCACCGGCGGCGCCTTCGCCATAGGCGAGGTGCTGCGCGAGGACTTCATGGAACGGCCGACCCGCATCGTCAACATGAACCGCCTCGGCGAGGCCCTCAACGGACTGGCCGAGCCGCCGGTCATGGCGCTCTACGTCTACCATTCCAACCCCGCCGCCGTCGCTCCGGACCAGAACCAGGTGCTCAAGGGGCTGTGCCGCGAGGAACTGTTCACCGTCGTCCACGAGCGCTTTATGACCGACACGGCCCGCTACGCCGACATCGTGCTGCCGGCCACCAGCTCCCTGGAGCACGCCGATATCTACCGCGCCTACGGCAGTTACTGCATCCAGCGGGCCAAGGCGGTGATCCCGCCGGTGGGGCAGAGCAAGTCCAACTGGGAGGTCTTCGGCCTGCTGGCAGAGGCCATGGGTTTCGAGGAGCCCTTCTTCGGCCAGAGCGCCGACCAGCTCATCGATCACCTGCTGTCGCTCCCCACCCCCATGCGCACGGGGATCGATGAGGCCGGCCTGGCCGCCGGGCGCGGCGTGGAGCTCAAGGTGGCCGCCCATGCCGGCCGCTACGGCACTCCATCCGGTAAAATCGAAATCCTCAACCCGGCCCAGCCCCACCCGCTGCCGCGCTACCTGCCGGTGCACGGCGGCGCCCAGCCGCTGCGGCTGATGACCGCGCCCACCGTCTATGCGCTCAATGCCTCGTTCTACGAGCGCGACGAGCTGCGCGACCTGCAGGAGGGGATGTGCCTGCTGATGAATCGCGAGGACGCTGAAGCGCGGGGCCTGGCCGATCGCAGCCCGGTCGTGGCGTACAACGACTGCGGCGAGGTCGAGTTCGTGCTGCGCATCAGCGACCGCATTCCTGCCGGGGTGGTGGTGGCCGAGGGGGTCTGGTGGCTGGAGTTCACCCCCGGCGCCCGTTCGGTGAATGCACTCACCTCCCAGCGCCTGACCGACCAGGGGGAGGGGAGCACCTTTTATGACAACACCGTCGAGGTGCGCCCGGCCTGA
- a CDS encoding cytochrome c3 family protein, with protein MRRSALIVAGLAVFAGSTAAFAQSSPPSRSLLATPHNLAISGGGGEHDIHSTEESRVCIFCHTPHHAQAIAPLWSRDADVLTIYIPYSSPTLKAGTQQPQGASRVCLSCHDGTIALGLLAGGVNLDPALPAIPQHSDPARNASLGTDLSDDHPISIAFLPGMNPELNDPSTLPEAMKQAEADYLECTACHDPHNNQYGNFLVLDSSGQEDALCTTCHKKYGWELADSVHRTGGSRFPGVGAEVAQRGCRNCHRPHSAAGSPYLLEAAEEEANCLTACHQGFPFSDVASQFSATAYHHPVENYLGVHRANPTTGMEDVPVAAAEKHVECVDCHNPHQAGWQGSPLGSSTPSLPPATTAPQVSGALRGVRGVDKTGTQPVSEASAEYEICFKCHAGPSADQFIGFAGRPVRQFESFDQSQRFYIGNPSYHPVTEDRIGNGASLLSSYQVGTIRVYCVDCHSPHGSNEPHFLLLANQDAYPAAVPDYPLCFKCHDQQYLWDPLTIPSSSAADLHKTHVKGKDIPCSVCHDPHGVPASRGATAANAGHLINFDTRYAGATPSYDAFGRTCTVACHTNNPRTY; from the coding sequence ATGAGACGTTCAGCACTCATCGTGGCCGGCCTTGCAGTCTTTGCCGGGAGCACAGCTGCTTTCGCCCAGAGCAGCCCGCCGAGCCGCAGCCTGCTTGCCACGCCGCACAACCTAGCCATTTCTGGCGGCGGGGGCGAGCATGATATTCACTCAACCGAGGAGTCCCGCGTCTGCATCTTCTGCCACACTCCCCATCACGCCCAAGCGATTGCGCCGCTCTGGAGCCGGGATGCCGACGTGCTGACCATCTATATCCCCTACTCGTCACCCACACTCAAGGCGGGCACCCAGCAGCCCCAGGGCGCATCGCGGGTCTGTCTCAGCTGCCACGACGGCACCATCGCCCTGGGGCTGCTGGCCGGGGGGGTGAATCTGGATCCGGCACTGCCCGCCATCCCCCAGCACTCCGATCCAGCACGCAACGCGAGCCTGGGGACTGATCTGTCGGACGATCACCCGATTTCCATCGCCTTTCTGCCCGGCATGAACCCCGAGCTGAATGACCCGAGCACCCTGCCCGAGGCCATGAAGCAGGCCGAGGCGGATTATCTCGAGTGCACTGCCTGCCACGACCCCCACAATAATCAGTACGGCAACTTCCTGGTGCTTGACTCCTCCGGCCAGGAGGACGCCCTGTGCACCACCTGCCATAAAAAGTACGGCTGGGAGCTTGCCGATTCGGTCCACCGAACGGGGGGCAGCCGGTTCCCCGGGGTCGGCGCCGAGGTCGCTCAGAGGGGGTGCCGGAACTGCCACCGTCCCCACAGCGCCGCTGGCAGCCCCTACCTGCTGGAAGCCGCCGAAGAGGAGGCGAACTGCCTCACGGCCTGTCATCAGGGTTTTCCCTTTTCCGACGTGGCCAGCCAGTTTTCGGCGACGGCCTATCACCATCCGGTGGAGAACTACCTGGGGGTGCACCGGGCCAACCCAACTACCGGTATGGAGGACGTACCGGTGGCGGCCGCCGAAAAGCACGTGGAGTGCGTCGACTGCCACAATCCCCACCAGGCCGGCTGGCAGGGGTCCCCCCTCGGCTCGAGCACACCTTCGCTGCCGCCCGCCACTACCGCACCCCAAGTCAGCGGGGCCCTGCGGGGTGTCAGGGGGGTGGATAAAACCGGGACCCAGCCGGTAAGCGAGGCCAGCGCCGAATACGAGATCTGCTTCAAATGCCACGCCGGCCCTTCGGCGGACCAGTTCATCGGTTTTGCAGGCCGGCCGGTGCGCCAGTTCGAGAGCTTCGACCAGAGCCAGCGTTTTTACATCGGCAACCCCTCATACCACCCGGTGACGGAGGATCGCATTGGAAACGGCGCGAGCCTGCTCTCCTCGTACCAGGTCGGCACGATCAGGGTCTACTGTGTGGACTGCCACTCGCCGCACGGTTCGAACGAACCGCATTTTCTCCTGCTGGCCAACCAGGACGCCTACCCGGCGGCGGTCCCGGATTACCCCCTGTGCTTCAAATGCCACGATCAGCAATACCTGTGGGATCCGCTGACCATCCCGAGTTCCAGCGCGGCGGACCTGCACAAGACCCACGTCAAAGGGAAGGATATCCCATGCTCGGTCTGCCACGACCCCCACGGTGTTCCCGCCTCGCGAGGGGCGACGGCGGCCAACGCCGGACACCTGATCAACTTCGACACCCGTTACGCAGGGGCGACGCCCTCCTACGATGCCTTTGGCAGAACCTGCACGGTGGCTTGCCATACCAATAATCCGCGAACCTATTGA
- a CDS encoding cytochrome c3 family protein, whose amino-acid sequence MAKRTFRWVLYAALLVLCCAGCDAAGRHKVMSTLFDGYPALPPAEEYCRDFAEAKKTEEPGTGSDEAPETVKQQKTSKHRPYEEKACNDCHDQAQQNGLIRPQRELCFVCHKDFIQGTQVHGPVAVGECLACHKPHSAANPSLLTAAKDEICAICHQERRMAAGMHEAVGEKGMVCVDCHDPHFGNARYFLK is encoded by the coding sequence ATGGCGAAAAGAACTTTCCGCTGGGTCCTGTACGCGGCCCTGTTGGTCCTCTGCTGTGCCGGCTGCGACGCAGCTGGCCGGCACAAGGTCATGTCGACCCTCTTCGACGGCTACCCGGCGCTGCCGCCGGCAGAAGAGTACTGCCGCGATTTCGCCGAGGCGAAAAAAACCGAGGAGCCGGGGACCGGGTCCGATGAGGCACCGGAAACCGTCAAGCAGCAGAAGACCTCGAAGCACCGCCCCTACGAGGAGAAGGCCTGCAACGACTGCCATGACCAGGCCCAGCAGAACGGCCTGATCCGCCCCCAGCGAGAGCTGTGCTTTGTCTGTCACAAGGATTTCATCCAGGGGACCCAGGTGCACGGCCCGGTGGCGGTGGGGGAATGCCTCGCCTGCCACAAACCGCATTCGGCCGCCAACCCTTCCCTGCTCACCGCCGCCAAGGACGAAATCTGCGCCATCTGTCACCAGGAGCGGCGCATGGCGGCGGGCATGCACGAAGCGGTGGGAGAGAAGGGGATGGTCTGCGTGGACTGCCATGACCCCCATTTCGGAAACGCACGATATTTCCTGAAGTAG
- a CDS encoding YgaP family membrane protein, whose protein sequence is MLHNVCSKTERTVRAIIGLGLLSMLFFLEAPVSYFGLIGLVPIATAVFRYCPISHMLGVNTCRMEQKHA, encoded by the coding sequence ATGCTACACAATGTCTGCTCAAAAACCGAACGGACCGTTCGGGCGATCATCGGACTGGGACTGCTTTCCATGCTCTTCTTCCTCGAAGCACCGGTGAGCTACTTCGGCCTGATCGGCCTGGTGCCGATTGCCACAGCCGTCTTCAGATACTGTCCGATCAGCCACATGCTGGGGGTCAATACCTGTCGCATGGAGCAAAAACATGCTTGA
- a CDS encoding SMP-30/gluconolactonase/LRE family protein — translation MTDMSRWIVLNLLSCLLLCGCAPFASGPGEEAAPALQWPPPPLPARIVRVGEIDDYRLFTRKPTLWTKVVDLLSGGEPARLVRPYGIHSDGNGRVLVADTGGSRVLDLDTARGRYEVLTGTEEGTLKTPIAITGDGLGHYYITDSSRGMVFRYSPGTGVLAKFTKGHLLRPTGIAFNRHNQHVYVSDTAAHQVVAFDLAGIERFRIGTRGSAWGEFNFPTDLFVDNRGQVFVTDSLNWRVQVLTPEGQLVTQFGRSGDSMGYFAKPKGVAADSEGHIYVVDALLGSVQVFDDEGQLLLTFGTHGRRDGEFWMPSGICIDQNDRIYVTDTYNRRIQIFQYVPQHAPHGVTAKKGSR, via the coding sequence ATGACCGACATGTCTCGCTGGATTGTGCTCAACCTTCTGAGTTGCCTGCTGCTCTGCGGCTGCGCCCCCTTCGCCTCCGGGCCGGGGGAGGAAGCTGCGCCGGCCCTGCAGTGGCCGCCGCCGCCGCTGCCCGCCAGGATTGTGCGGGTGGGTGAAATCGACGATTACCGTCTGTTCACCCGCAAGCCCACCCTTTGGACCAAGGTGGTGGATCTGCTCAGCGGCGGTGAGCCCGCCCGGCTGGTTCGCCCGTACGGCATCCATTCCGACGGGAACGGACGGGTGCTGGTGGCGGATACCGGCGGAAGCCGGGTTCTCGACCTGGATACGGCCCGGGGGCGTTACGAGGTTCTGACCGGCACGGAAGAGGGCACCTTGAAAACCCCCATCGCCATCACCGGGGACGGGCTGGGGCATTACTACATCACCGATTCGTCCCGGGGCATGGTCTTCCGCTATTCCCCGGGCACTGGGGTGCTTGCGAAGTTTACCAAGGGGCATCTGTTGCGCCCCACCGGCATCGCCTTTAATAGGCATAACCAGCATGTCTACGTATCGGACACCGCCGCCCACCAGGTCGTCGCCTTCGATTTGGCCGGCATCGAGCGGTTCCGCATCGGCACCCGCGGCAGTGCATGGGGGGAGTTCAACTTTCCCACCGACCTGTTCGTCGATAACCGAGGGCAGGTGTTTGTCACCGATTCGCTGAACTGGCGGGTGCAGGTTCTGACCCCGGAAGGACAGTTGGTGACCCAATTCGGCAGAAGCGGAGACTCGATGGGTTATTTCGCAAAACCCAAGGGGGTGGCTGCCGACAGCGAGGGACACATCTACGTGGTCGATGCGCTGCTCGGTTCGGTGCAGGTTTTCGACGATGAGGGGCAGTTGCTGCTGACCTTCGGCACCCATGGCCGCCGCGACGGGGAATTCTGGATGCCTTCGGGCATCTGCATCGACCAAAACGACCGCATTTACGTCACCGACACCTACAATCGGCGGATCCAGATCTTTCAGTACGTGCCTCAGCACGCCCCCCACGGGGTGACCGCTAAAAAGGGATCGAGATGA
- a CDS encoding sigma-54 interaction domain-containing protein, whose translation MDRELLEIVFDNVDNGIYLTDGNGVTIRVNRTFEEMSGIRNEELAGKSLRQLVAEGYFTGSASLLVLERRAPATVTYSTRTNRKLLVKGKPIFGADGEIRYVVNTIWDLTVVDYNREVDSDTARDQLLVEEDVIACSAPMMQVIDLALRVAGTDSTILLTGESGVGKSLVARMIHRTSERKAGPLMHINCAAIPESLIESELFGYEPGAFTGADRKGKRGLFEMAEGGTVFLDEISELPLHLQSKLLGVIQDKAFFRVGGRQLRSVDVRLVAATNKDLARMVAEGRFREDLYYRLNVVPLYIPPLRERCEDIPPLVGYFLERFNRKYRKYKRFSAKLMAALERLPWRGNIRELENFVERAVVTSSADEVALEVLPMGGTKGGLAEGMALKGALAEFEKQILLEAESRYRTTRGVAAALGISQASAARKLKQIKENGGLLDG comes from the coding sequence ATGGACCGCGAACTGCTCGAAATCGTCTTCGACAACGTCGACAACGGCATCTACCTCACCGACGGCAACGGGGTGACCATCCGCGTCAACCGCACCTTCGAGGAGATGTCGGGAATCAGAAACGAGGAGCTGGCCGGCAAGAGCCTCCGGCAGCTGGTAGCCGAAGGGTACTTCACCGGCTCGGCCAGCCTGCTGGTGCTCGAGCGGCGGGCCCCGGCCACGGTGACCTATTCCACCCGCACCAACCGCAAGCTGCTGGTCAAGGGCAAGCCGATCTTCGGTGCCGACGGCGAGATCCGCTACGTGGTCAACACCATCTGGGACCTGACCGTGGTCGACTACAACCGCGAGGTCGACTCGGACACCGCCCGCGACCAACTGCTGGTCGAAGAGGACGTGATCGCCTGCAGCGCGCCGATGATGCAGGTCATCGACCTGGCCCTGCGGGTGGCCGGGACCGACTCGACCATCCTGCTCACCGGCGAGTCGGGGGTGGGCAAGAGCCTGGTGGCGCGGATGATCCACCGCACCAGCGAGCGCAAGGCGGGGCCGCTGATGCACATCAACTGCGCGGCGATCCCCGAGTCGCTCATCGAATCCGAGCTCTTCGGCTACGAGCCCGGCGCCTTCACCGGCGCCGACCGCAAAGGGAAGCGGGGGCTCTTCGAAATGGCCGAGGGCGGCACGGTGTTCCTCGACGAGATCAGCGAGTTGCCGCTGCATCTGCAGTCCAAGCTGCTCGGGGTGATCCAGGACAAGGCTTTTTTCCGGGTCGGCGGCCGCCAGCTGCGTTCGGTGGACGTGCGCCTGGTGGCGGCGACCAACAAGGATCTTGCCCGCATGGTGGCCGAGGGGCGCTTTCGCGAGGACCTCTACTACCGGCTCAACGTGGTTCCCCTCTACATTCCCCCCTTGCGAGAGCGCTGCGAGGACATCCCGCCGCTGGTCGGCTACTTTCTCGAACGCTTTAACCGAAAATACCGTAAGTACAAGCGGTTTTCCGCCAAGCTCATGGCCGCCCTGGAGCGGTTGCCCTGGCGCGGCAATATCCGCGAGTTGGAGAATTTCGTCGAACGGGCGGTGGTCACCTCCTCCGCGGACGAGGTCGCTCTCGAGGTGCTGCCGATGGGCGGCACCAAGGGCGGCCTGGCCGAGGGGATGGCGCTCAAGGGGGCGCTGGCCGAATTCGAGAAGCAGATCCTGCTCGAGGCCGAATCCCGCTACCGCACCACCCGCGGGGTGGCCGCGGCCCTCGGCATCAGCCAGGCGAGCGCGGCGCGCAAGCTCAAGCAGATTAAGGAGAATGGGGGGCTGCTTGATGGGTGA
- a CDS encoding cytochrome c3 family protein, whose translation MAREIRSLKLVLTLLVCLIAALPAYAGESSCLSAACHADLNSPELSHAPAAEGNCVSCHRPAQQASSPAASEHPAFLPMDDAVCLTCHPAIGKTMKDSRYRHAALYRGNGCTGCHLGHTSDAAGLLVRDQKDLCLSCHDRVDHTTSTPLSNIAEEINGKPYLHGPLAEGGCTDCHLPHGSEHYRLLTGSYPAGFYAAYSEGIYDFCLQCHDKYLLRFADTTIYTQFRNGNRNLHYLHVADPRKGRTCRTCHTPHGAETPQLIDKKSVRFGDWQIPIRFESTATGGSCAPGCHPKMEYDRKNPAAN comes from the coding sequence ATGGCCCGTGAGATTCGAAGCCTGAAACTCGTGCTGACCCTGTTGGTCTGCCTGATCGCCGCCCTTCCGGCCTACGCCGGGGAGAGCAGCTGCCTCAGTGCGGCCTGTCATGCCGACCTCAACTCTCCCGAACTCAGCCATGCTCCAGCCGCCGAGGGCAACTGCGTGAGCTGTCACCGCCCGGCGCAGCAGGCTTCATCACCCGCGGCTTCAGAGCATCCGGCTTTTCTGCCCATGGACGACGCTGTCTGCCTGACCTGCCACCCGGCCATCGGCAAAACGATGAAGGACTCCAGGTACCGACACGCGGCTCTTTACCGGGGAAATGGCTGCACAGGCTGCCACCTCGGGCACACCTCGGACGCTGCCGGGCTGCTCGTCCGGGACCAGAAGGACCTCTGCCTCTCCTGCCACGACCGGGTGGATCACACCACCTCGACCCCGCTCAGCAACATCGCCGAGGAAATCAACGGCAAACCGTATCTGCACGGGCCGCTCGCCGAAGGGGGATGCACCGATTGCCACCTTCCGCACGGCTCCGAGCATTACCGACTGCTGACCGGCAGCTACCCGGCGGGGTTTTACGCGGCCTACAGCGAGGGGATCTACGATTTCTGCCTCCAGTGCCACGACAAGTACCTGCTAAGGTTCGCCGACACAACGATTTACACCCAGTTTCGCAACGGCAATCGAAACCTGCACTACCTTCACGTCGCCGATCCGCGCAAGGGACGCACCTGCCGTACCTGCCATACCCCCCATGGCGCGGAAACCCCGCAGCTGATCGACAAGAAAAGCGTGCGGTTCGGCGATTGGCAGATACCGATCCGCTTTGAATCGACCGCCACGGGAGGAAGCTGTGCACCCGGTTGCCACCCCAAGATGGAGTACGACCGGAAAAATCCTGCCGCCAATTGA
- a CDS encoding thrombospondin type 3 repeat-containing protein — protein MFLSDIYPSGTVFGGAKVGYWIDGKDPRDKLGLELAALSAQNPDLFMLRADALYPFYEKSAWRLFVSVGLGGFSVESDFDPVAAAGLVAFYQPNRPLALRMDARPVRGLGQEEHNGWELGLSLHYDFGYKHKPVPKPPADADGDGVPDARDRCPDTPLQFEVDRFGCPINPPDGDKDKVPDYLDKCPGTEAGMEVGPDGCAPDSDQDGVPDYRDKCPNNPPGLRVDANGCVKTY, from the coding sequence TTGTTTCTATCGGATATTTATCCCAGCGGAACGGTCTTCGGAGGGGCTAAGGTCGGTTACTGGATCGACGGGAAGGATCCCCGCGACAAGCTCGGCCTGGAACTGGCGGCGCTCTCGGCTCAAAACCCCGACCTTTTCATGCTCCGCGCCGATGCCCTGTATCCTTTCTACGAGAAATCGGCCTGGAGACTATTTGTCTCCGTTGGCCTCGGCGGCTTCTCGGTTGAATCGGACTTCGACCCTGTGGCCGCCGCCGGCCTGGTCGCCTTCTACCAGCCGAACCGTCCCCTTGCCTTGCGCATGGATGCCCGGCCTGTAAGGGGGCTAGGACAGGAGGAACACAATGGCTGGGAACTGGGGCTGAGTCTGCATTACGATTTCGGCTACAAGCACAAGCCAGTGCCCAAACCGCCCGCCGATGCCGATGGGGACGGGGTCCCTGACGCCCGGGACCGCTGCCCGGACACCCCCTTGCAGTTCGAGGTCGACCGCTTCGGCTGCCCCATCAATCCCCCCGACGGAGACAAGGACAAGGTTCCCGATTATCTGGACAAGTGCCCCGGCACCGAGGCAGGTATGGAAGTCGGGCCCGATGGCTGTGCGCCGGACAGCGACCAGGACGGAGTTCCCGATTACCGCGACAAGTGCCCCAACAACCCGCCCGGACTGCGAGTCGATGCCAATGGATGTGTCAAGACTTATTAA